A single region of the Ancylobacter novellus DSM 506 genome encodes:
- a CDS encoding glycosyltransferase family 2 protein, whose product MLNAPKPFFLTILLTESGELSDRVALNVLPEGDSSWYVLTDAQVQLHPTLADLIRRYSEQRPDVGIFYGDEVALDEDTGAERDVLLKPSFDVTQLIAQDYVGWPIFIHGRALRRLGLPGEAGTAVTYDLLLRAQAAGIAVERIPEILAVRRGAPRRANLEDRRRVAATWAAGGLGDFDVVPGRRPDTLRLTRRLADHPPVTLVIPTRREAPRDVDGRPAGRPYILDLLESLTTASWPVDRLTVLIGDDMEDDGFYRQREWPFDMRFVATPRAPGERFNYARKMNGLWRLAATEHVVLMNDDLVIATPDWLEALMTFALEPDVGGVGARLLYPSGRLQHVGMAFGPNDACAHLFLDEPGAAPTYGNWADVHREYSVVTGAVFATRRSLLDEINGFEERFSLSWNDVDMCLRLRLLGLRIVYTPHAELTHYESASRGQSRVLGSEMALFLERWRDLFEDDPAYHPRLSRTSLIPTPLPVDDVRWWQRHT is encoded by the coding sequence ATGCTGAACGCGCCGAAGCCCTTCTTCCTCACCATTCTCCTCACAGAGAGCGGCGAGCTGTCGGATCGCGTCGCCTTGAACGTTCTGCCCGAGGGCGATTCGTCCTGGTACGTGCTGACGGATGCGCAGGTGCAGCTTCATCCGACGCTTGCCGATCTCATCCGCCGATATTCCGAGCAGCGCCCGGATGTCGGCATCTTCTATGGAGACGAGGTTGCGCTCGACGAGGATACCGGCGCCGAACGGGATGTCCTCCTGAAGCCGTCCTTCGACGTCACCCAGCTCATCGCGCAGGACTATGTCGGCTGGCCGATCTTCATCCATGGACGGGCATTGCGGCGCCTGGGCCTGCCGGGCGAGGCCGGGACCGCGGTCACCTATGACCTTCTGCTGCGGGCGCAGGCTGCGGGAATAGCCGTCGAGCGCATTCCCGAGATCCTTGCGGTGCGTCGCGGCGCCCCTCGCCGCGCGAACCTTGAGGATCGCCGTCGCGTCGCGGCGACGTGGGCTGCCGGAGGGCTGGGCGATTTCGACGTCGTGCCAGGGCGCCGGCCGGATACGCTGCGCCTGACGCGGCGCCTTGCCGATCATCCGCCAGTCACCCTGGTAATCCCGACTCGGCGGGAGGCCCCGCGCGATGTCGATGGAAGGCCAGCGGGCCGGCCCTATATCCTCGACCTGCTCGAAAGCCTGACCACCGCATCATGGCCGGTGGACAGGCTGACCGTCCTTATCGGCGACGACATGGAGGACGACGGGTTCTACCGGCAGCGCGAATGGCCGTTCGACATGCGTTTTGTCGCGACGCCGCGCGCGCCGGGCGAGCGGTTCAACTATGCGCGCAAGATGAACGGTCTTTGGCGGCTAGCTGCGACCGAGCATGTCGTGCTAATGAACGACGATCTTGTCATAGCCACACCCGACTGGCTGGAGGCGTTGATGACCTTTGCGCTGGAGCCCGACGTGGGTGGCGTGGGCGCGCGACTGCTCTATCCGAGCGGGAGGCTCCAGCATGTCGGTATGGCGTTCGGCCCCAACGACGCCTGCGCTCATCTCTTCCTCGACGAGCCCGGCGCCGCGCCGACCTACGGCAACTGGGCCGATGTCCACCGGGAATATTCCGTCGTCACAGGCGCGGTCTTCGCGACCCGGCGCAGTCTGCTCGACGAGATAAATGGCTTCGAAGAGCGCTTTTCGCTTAGTTGGAATGACGTCGACATGTGCCTGCGCCTGCGCCTGCTGGGCCTGCGCATCGTCTACACGCCGCATGCCGAGCTGACTCACTATGAAAGCGCCAGCCGCGGGCAGAGTCGGGTATTGGGTAGCGAGATGGCGCTGTTCCTCGAGCGCTGGCGCGACTTGTTCGAGGACGATCCGGCCTATCATCCGCGGCTGTCGCGTACCTCCCTCATCCCGACGCCTCTCCCCGTCGATGATGTCCGGTGGTGGCAGCGCCACACATAA